A region of Rhinoraja longicauda isolate Sanriku21f unplaced genomic scaffold, sRhiLon1.1 Scf000171, whole genome shotgun sequence DNA encodes the following proteins:
- the LOC144590379 gene encoding uncharacterized protein LOC144590379 produces MSEAEKTAGEKSQEHSATDGSKAENVTCYDNVKIPESVLWQRFTFPAALSDRVHFTMFINLIAGLHSSVGDGEVTRTVCFTWIKDNSNGDTCLKHQEITIKNCDGYFVYLLKPTAGDYSVYCADSACSDPCVIHTVLDQPWRSTDCSNTQCINGQWKSNENLAEGWYRFNSSGGWKIPETAVPEHHCSGKRPRWLNGPHLSVREGEVTWRICFKKAGNARSGEAGAGDGCSINLDINLDCSSYFVYQLNPTPRGQTVYCTAADSALGDPCVNHTVLDQPWRSTGCTNTECTSGDWKNDDNHRVGWCRFKR; encoded by the exons TTATGACAACGTGAAGATTCCCGAGAGTGTACTTTGGCAAAG attcacatTCCCTGCTGCACTGAGCgaccgggtacattttacaatgtttataaacctcaTTGCAGGTCTCCATTCCAGtgtgggagatggggaggtgaccaggacagtctgtttcaCCTGGATTAAAGACAACAGCAATGGAGACACCTGCCTCAAGCATCAGGAAATCACAATCAAAAACTGTGATGGTTATTTTGTGTATCTTCTGAAGCCGACAGCCGGAGATTACAGTGTGTATTGTGCAG ACTCCGCATGCAGTGACCCGTGTGTaatccacaccgtcctggatcagccctggaggagcacggattGTTCCAACACTCAGTGCATAAATGGCCAATGGAAGTCTAATGAAAACCTTGCTGAAGGATGGTACAGATTCAACAG ttctgGCGGATGGAAGATTCCCGAGACTGCTGTTCCAGAGCATCACTGCTCCGGGAAGAGGCCACgctggttaaacg GTCCCCATCTAAGtgtaagagagggggaggtgaCCTGGAGAATATGTTTCAAAAAGGCTGGAAATGCCAGGAGTGGAGAGGCCGGGGCTGGAGATGGGTGCAGCATCAACCTGGACATCAACCTGGACTGCAGcagttactttgtgtatcagtTGAATCCAACACCCCGTGGCCAGACTGTATATTGTACAG CCGCAGACTCCGCActcggtgatccgtgtgtaaaccacaccgtcctggatcagccctggaggagcacgggttgtacCAACACTGAGTGCACCAGTGGGGACTGGAAGAATGATGACAACCACAGAGTGGGGTGGTGCAGATTTAAGAGGTAA